One segment of Agrococcus sp. ProA11 DNA contains the following:
- the glmS gene encoding glutamine--fructose-6-phosphate transaminase (isomerizing), whose translation MCGIVGYTGQSSTVEVLLEGLSRLEYRGYDSAGVAVLEGASVAMRKKGGKLAVLRDSLEDAPLPAEGAGIGHTRWATHGGPTDENAHPHLADEGRLALIHNGIIENFAELRAELEADGETFLSETDTEAAAMLLGRAFRETGDLTAAMQRVVARLEGQFTLLAVHAEQPGVVVGACHNSPLLVGYGDGEHFLGSDVSAFVKFTPRAAALDNDQIVTITATDAIVTDFQGTAVEPQRFEVNWDSSAADKGGWSSFMAKEVSEGPEAIANTLRGRLTERGVDLGELGVLDDEALLTINRIVIVACGTASYSGLVGKYAIETWSRVPVEVDLAHEFRYRDPVLDEHTLVISISQSGETMDTKMAVQHAKAQGARTLSICNTQGATIPRESEAVLYTHAGPEVAVASTKAFLAQVIGQLLFGLHLARVRGTMSDDAIADVVAELEELPEKLSQVLAEQETLRELAHWMSDTRSVLFLGRHVGYPVALEGALKLKEISYIHAEGFAGGELKHGPIALIEPGQVVFVVVPSPRNEPLLHSKIVSNIQEIRARGARVIAVAEAGDAAVMPYADQVLRVPLTLPLLEPVLQVVPLHIFALELATAKGLDVDQPRNLAKSVTVE comes from the coding sequence ATGTGTGGAATCGTCGGATACACGGGCCAGTCGAGCACCGTCGAGGTGCTGCTCGAAGGGTTGAGCAGGCTCGAGTACCGCGGCTATGACAGCGCCGGCGTCGCCGTGCTCGAGGGCGCATCGGTCGCCATGCGCAAGAAGGGCGGCAAGCTCGCCGTGCTGCGCGACAGCCTCGAGGACGCGCCGCTGCCCGCCGAGGGCGCCGGCATCGGGCACACGCGCTGGGCCACGCACGGCGGACCCACGGACGAGAACGCGCACCCGCATCTCGCCGACGAGGGCAGGCTCGCGCTCATCCACAACGGCATCATCGAGAACTTCGCCGAGCTGCGCGCCGAGCTGGAGGCTGACGGCGAGACGTTCCTGAGCGAGACCGACACCGAGGCCGCCGCCATGCTGCTCGGTCGTGCGTTCCGCGAGACCGGCGACCTCACCGCCGCGATGCAGCGCGTCGTCGCGAGGCTCGAAGGCCAGTTCACCCTGCTCGCGGTGCACGCGGAGCAGCCCGGCGTCGTCGTCGGCGCCTGCCACAACTCGCCGCTGCTGGTCGGCTACGGCGACGGCGAGCACTTCCTCGGCAGCGACGTGAGCGCGTTCGTCAAGTTCACCCCCCGCGCGGCGGCGCTCGACAACGATCAGATCGTCACGATCACGGCGACGGATGCGATCGTCACGGACTTCCAGGGCACTGCGGTCGAGCCGCAGCGCTTCGAGGTCAACTGGGACTCGTCGGCGGCCGACAAGGGCGGCTGGTCGTCGTTCATGGCCAAGGAGGTCTCCGAGGGGCCGGAGGCCATCGCGAACACCCTGCGGGGCCGGCTGACCGAGCGCGGCGTCGACCTTGGCGAGCTCGGCGTGCTGGACGACGAGGCGCTGCTGACCATCAACCGCATCGTGATCGTCGCGTGCGGCACCGCGAGCTACTCGGGCCTCGTCGGCAAGTACGCCATCGAGACGTGGTCGCGTGTGCCCGTGGAGGTCGACCTGGCGCACGAGTTCCGGTACCGGGACCCCGTGCTCGACGAGCACACGCTGGTCATCTCGATCTCGCAGTCGGGCGAGACCATGGACACCAAGATGGCCGTGCAGCACGCGAAGGCGCAGGGTGCGCGCACGCTGTCGATCTGCAACACCCAGGGCGCCACCATCCCGCGCGAGTCCGAGGCGGTGCTCTACACGCACGCGGGTCCGGAGGTTGCAGTCGCCTCCACGAAGGCCTTCCTCGCGCAGGTGATCGGCCAGCTGCTGTTCGGGCTGCACCTGGCGAGGGTGCGCGGCACCATGAGCGACGACGCGATCGCGGACGTGGTCGCCGAGCTGGAGGAGCTGCCGGAGAAGCTGTCGCAGGTGCTCGCCGAGCAGGAGACGCTGCGCGAGCTGGCGCACTGGATGAGCGACACCCGCTCGGTGCTCTTCCTCGGCCGCCACGTGGGCTATCCGGTCGCGCTCGAGGGCGCGCTGAAGCTCAAGGAGATCAGCTACATCCACGCGGAGGGCTTCGCCGGCGGCGAGCTGAAGCACGGACCGATCGCGCTCATCGAGCCCGGCCAGGTCGTCTTCGTGGTCGTGCCGAGCCCGCGCAACGAGCCGTTGCTGCACTCGAAGATCGTCTCGAACATCCAGGAGATCCGCGCTCGCGGCGCCCGCGTCATCGCGGTCGCCGAGGCGGGCGATGCGGCCGTCATGCCGTACGCCGACCAGGTGCTGCGCGTGCCGCTCACGCTGCCGCTGCTCGAGCCGGTGCTGCAGGTCGTGCCGCTCCACATCTTCGCGCTCGAGCTCGCCACCGCTAAGGGGCTCGACGTCGATCAGCCGCGCAACCTGGCGAAGTCGGTCACGGTCGAGTGA
- the tsaE gene encoding tRNA (adenosine(37)-N6)-threonylcarbamoyltransferase complex ATPase subunit type 1 TsaE → MRVDVDAAAITANVRALIARVGVPVCGVVKAAGYGHGALVSATAMLDGGAAMLGVADLGEAVALRRAGIDAPLLTWLHGPGVDFSVAAALDIDVAVSSMAQLEAAAAAGAAVHLKVDTGLGRNGIARGDRSAAIRRAIELARGGARIRGAMSHLAGTSRAHDLAQVEDFTAAIAEAAALPPLLRHLANSQGALALPEARFDMVRIGMAAYGVDPDGPASGDGSRAATLGLVPAMRVTADFADGVGRIGLDDGLLPAIGAPVLVGGERARVVAVDPHRIRIEPALSGSGVLWGDPAAGEPSADAWARAAGTITYETVTRMAAAAPSDDGEPIDPALAPRRVLELGLDGEPRRLLGEVLGVKRVEAGLGVSYGGEYVTERPTALALVGLGYADGVTRTASGRPVVLGGVARPIRGRVAMDQVVLDIGDLPAAPGDRVELTHASSPELTGMIGTRVDVQLAGPVPDADAMEALGERIGAQLRAGDAVLLIGPLGAGKTTLTRGVGRALGARGTVQSPTFVLARTHRTAAGPDLQHVDAYRLTADADDEAELDDLDLDLERAITVAEWGAPLEHALESWLRVEIGRDSAGVDSDDEESPRTVRISGHGGAWPGARVRAIAAAGLPARGREGDA, encoded by the coding sequence ATGCGGGTCGACGTCGATGCCGCTGCGATCACGGCGAACGTGCGTGCGTTGATCGCGCGCGTCGGCGTGCCCGTGTGCGGCGTCGTGAAGGCGGCAGGCTACGGGCACGGCGCACTCGTGTCGGCGACCGCGATGCTCGACGGCGGCGCCGCGATGCTCGGCGTCGCCGACCTGGGCGAGGCGGTGGCACTGCGACGTGCCGGGATCGATGCGCCGCTGCTCACGTGGCTGCACGGGCCCGGCGTCGACTTCTCGGTCGCTGCCGCACTCGACATCGATGTCGCCGTGTCGTCCATGGCGCAGCTCGAGGCGGCCGCCGCGGCCGGTGCGGCCGTGCACCTCAAGGTCGACACGGGTCTCGGCCGCAACGGCATCGCCCGCGGCGACCGCTCGGCCGCGATCCGGCGCGCGATCGAGCTCGCCCGCGGTGGCGCACGCATCCGTGGCGCGATGTCCCATCTCGCCGGCACGAGCCGCGCGCATGACCTCGCGCAGGTCGAGGACTTCACCGCGGCGATCGCCGAGGCAGCGGCGCTCCCTCCGCTGCTGCGGCACCTGGCGAACTCGCAGGGCGCGCTCGCACTGCCAGAGGCCCGCTTCGACATGGTGCGCATCGGCATGGCCGCCTACGGCGTCGACCCGGACGGGCCGGCTTCCGGCGACGGCTCCCGTGCTGCGACGCTGGGCCTGGTGCCCGCGATGCGCGTCACGGCGGACTTCGCCGACGGGGTCGGCCGGATCGGTCTCGACGACGGGCTGCTGCCGGCGATCGGGGCACCGGTGCTGGTCGGCGGGGAACGCGCGCGCGTCGTCGCGGTCGACCCGCACCGCATCCGCATCGAGCCGGCCCTCAGCGGCTCCGGCGTGCTCTGGGGTGACCCGGCGGCAGGCGAGCCGAGCGCCGACGCCTGGGCGCGGGCCGCGGGCACCATCACCTACGAGACCGTCACGCGCATGGCCGCGGCGGCACCGAGCGACGACGGCGAGCCCATCGATCCTGCGCTGGCTCCCAGGCGCGTGCTCGAGCTCGGGCTCGACGGCGAGCCTCGGCGGCTGCTCGGCGAGGTGCTCGGGGTGAAGCGCGTCGAGGCGGGCCTCGGCGTCTCCTACGGCGGCGAGTACGTCACCGAGCGGCCGACCGCGCTCGCGCTGGTGGGCCTCGGCTATGCCGATGGCGTCACCCGCACCGCGAGCGGCCGGCCGGTCGTGCTCGGCGGTGTGGCGCGCCCCATTCGGGGCCGCGTCGCGATGGATCAGGTGGTGCTCGACATCGGCGACCTCCCGGCGGCGCCCGGCGACCGGGTCGAGCTGACCCACGCATCGTCCCCCGAGCTCACCGGCATGATCGGCACCCGCGTCGACGTGCAGCTCGCCGGGCCCGTGCCGGATGCCGACGCGATGGAGGCGCTCGGCGAGCGCATCGGCGCGCAGCTGCGCGCGGGCGATGCGGTGCTGCTCATCGGGCCGCTGGGTGCGGGCAAGACCACGCTCACGCGCGGCGTGGGGCGCGCGCTCGGCGCTCGCGGCACCGTGCAGAGCCCCACATTCGTGCTCGCGCGCACGCATCGCACCGCTGCCGGGCCCGACCTGCAGCACGTCGACGCGTACCGGCTCACCGCCGATGCCGATGATGAGGCGGAGCTCGACGACCTAGATCTCGACCTCGAGCGCGCCATCACCGTTGCCGAATGGGGCGCACCGCTCGAGCACGCATTGGAGTCCTGGCTGCGCGTCGAGATCGGCCGCGACAGCGCGGGCGTCGACAGCGACGACGAGGAGTCGCCTCGCACGGTGCGGATCAGCGGCCACGGAGGCGCGTGGCCGGGCGCCCGCGTGCGCGCGATCGCCGCCGCGGGGCTACCGGCTCGCGGGCGGGAAGGAGACGCATGA
- a CDS encoding DUF4190 domain-containing protein — protein sequence MSASGYPQQGWPTQPSAPATQPPAPTWSAPAWSAPTHPGPKTNLLAIIAIVAAAAGATIMLGIGSIAAIVLGFIALAQIRRTGDDGRVLAIWSVVLGIVTLVALIASVVLGVGAFLTVAEQATELTGP from the coding sequence ATGAGCGCGAGCGGATACCCCCAGCAGGGGTGGCCCACGCAGCCGTCGGCGCCGGCCACCCAGCCGCCTGCGCCGACCTGGAGTGCGCCGGCCTGGAGTGCGCCGACGCATCCCGGGCCGAAGACCAACCTGTTGGCGATCATCGCGATCGTGGCGGCTGCCGCAGGGGCGACGATCATGCTCGGCATCGGGTCGATCGCGGCGATCGTGCTCGGGTTCATCGCACTGGCGCAGATCCGCAGGACCGGCGACGACGGTCGCGTGCTCGCGATCTGGTCGGTGGTGCTCGGCATCGTCACCCTCGTCGCGCTGATCGCCTCGGTCGTGCTCGGCGTCGGCGCGTTCCTTACGGTGGCAGAGCAGGCTACCGAG
- the tsaD gene encoding tRNA (adenosine(37)-N6)-threonylcarbamoyltransferase complex transferase subunit TsaD, with protein sequence MSSSEHAAPVVLGIETSCDETGVGIVRGTELLANRIASSMELHARFGGVVPEIAARAHLEAMEPTIRAALQDAGMTLDDIDAVAVTAGPGLAGALMVGIGAAKGLATARDLPLYGVNHLVGHVAADVLSGEPLELPTIALLVSGGHTSLLLVRDLAESVELLGETIDDAAGEAFDKTARLLGLRYPGGPSIDAAAVGGDPAAIAFPRGLTAPKDRERHRWNFSFSGLKTSVARHVERAAAAGEELPIADVAASFREAVVDVLIDKALDACAAHGVPRLLLGGGVVANRRLREVAAARCAAAGVTLRIPPLELCTDNGAMIAAVGAMLVARGDAPSAAGFAAESTLEADVVQVLG encoded by the coding sequence ATGAGCAGCAGTGAGCACGCGGCGCCCGTGGTGCTGGGCATCGAGACGAGCTGCGACGAGACCGGCGTCGGGATCGTGCGCGGCACGGAGCTGCTCGCCAATCGCATCGCCTCGTCGATGGAGCTGCATGCTCGCTTCGGGGGAGTGGTGCCCGAGATCGCCGCGCGCGCCCATCTGGAGGCGATGGAGCCGACGATCCGGGCGGCGCTGCAGGATGCGGGGATGACGCTCGACGACATCGACGCCGTCGCCGTCACCGCCGGCCCCGGACTCGCCGGCGCGCTCATGGTGGGCATCGGCGCCGCGAAGGGGCTCGCCACCGCGCGGGACCTGCCGCTGTATGGCGTCAACCATCTCGTCGGCCACGTCGCCGCCGATGTGCTCTCCGGCGAGCCGCTCGAGCTGCCGACCATCGCGCTGCTCGTCTCCGGCGGCCACACCTCGCTGCTGCTGGTGCGCGACCTGGCGGAATCGGTGGAGCTGCTGGGGGAGACCATCGACGATGCGGCGGGGGAGGCGTTCGACAAGACCGCGCGCCTGCTCGGCCTGCGCTACCCCGGCGGTCCGTCCATCGACGCGGCCGCGGTCGGCGGCGACCCAGCAGCGATCGCGTTCCCGCGCGGACTGACGGCGCCGAAGGATCGCGAGCGTCACCGCTGGAACTTCTCGTTCTCGGGCCTGAAGACCTCGGTGGCGCGTCACGTCGAGCGGGCCGCAGCCGCCGGCGAGGAGCTGCCGATCGCAGATGTCGCCGCGAGCTTCCGCGAAGCGGTCGTCGACGTGCTGATCGACAAGGCGCTCGACGCATGCGCTGCGCACGGCGTGCCGCGTCTGCTGCTCGGCGGCGGTGTCGTCGCGAACCGGCGCCTGCGCGAGGTGGCTGCGGCGCGCTGCGCAGCGGCGGGCGTGACACTGCGCATCCCGCCGCTCGAGCTCTGCACCGACAACGGCGCGATGATCGCCGCGGTGGGCGCCATGCTGGTCGCGCGCGGCGATGCGCCGAGCGCAGCCGGATTCGCGGCCGAGTCGACGCTCGAGGCGGATGTCGTGCAGGTGCTCGGGTGA
- the tsaB gene encoding tRNA (adenosine(37)-N6)-threonylcarbamoyltransferase complex dimerization subunit type 1 TsaB: MILAIDTSLGTSVAVVDGDAVVFREHAADSRRHAEHLGGMLTRALDGRRDRIELVVAGMGPGAFTGLRVGIATARAAALGLGVPCRGVVSHAGVTTGSAQITTDVRRRERAWSIVVDGCVVVAPQLAPADAVPRPSGAHAGLDRIDADAIDAALLAFAVMRGAAEVEQAVYLRDADAVPSAGPKRVSQA; this comes from the coding sequence ATGATCCTCGCGATCGATACCTCGCTCGGCACCTCGGTGGCCGTGGTGGATGGCGACGCGGTGGTGTTCCGCGAGCACGCTGCCGACTCTCGTCGCCATGCCGAGCACCTGGGCGGCATGCTCACCCGAGCGCTCGACGGTCGCCGGGACCGCATCGAGCTCGTCGTCGCGGGCATGGGACCCGGTGCCTTCACGGGGCTGCGGGTCGGGATCGCCACGGCGCGCGCAGCCGCGCTCGGACTCGGCGTGCCGTGCCGCGGCGTCGTCAGCCACGCCGGGGTGACGACCGGCAGCGCCCAGATCACCACGGATGTGCGGCGCCGCGAACGAGCGTGGAGCATCGTCGTGGACGGTTGCGTGGTCGTCGCGCCGCAGCTCGCGCCTGCCGACGCGGTGCCGCGGCCGTCCGGAGCGCACGCGGGGCTCGATCGCATCGACGCCGACGCCATCGATGCGGCGCTGCTCGCGTTCGCCGTCATGCGGGGCGCGGCGGAGGTCGAGCAGGCCGTCTACCTGCGGGACGCCGACGCGGTGCCATCGGCGGGACCGAAGCGAGTGAGCCAGGCATGA
- a CDS encoding CGNR zinc finger domain-containing protein, with amino-acid sequence MTLPYPAELVRMLEFIADVCNRRRQGELETATSLKAVCAEWQFPGASSATRADAEATWAHLVTIEAMWDADRDRMAAMANRLLRDCDARPHLVRHDDLDWHLHGLPTGAPIADAIAVNAAMGLADLVRADDIVRLKRCGDARCDRMFVDLSRNRSRRFCSTTCQSRTNVAAFRARALEH; translated from the coding sequence GTGACGCTGCCCTACCCAGCAGAGCTCGTGCGGATGCTCGAGTTCATCGCCGACGTCTGCAATCGACGCCGGCAGGGTGAGCTCGAGACCGCGACAAGCTTGAAGGCCGTGTGCGCCGAGTGGCAGTTCCCCGGCGCGAGCAGCGCGACGAGGGCCGACGCCGAGGCGACCTGGGCGCATCTGGTCACGATCGAGGCGATGTGGGATGCCGATCGCGATCGCATGGCGGCGATGGCGAACCGGCTGCTGCGGGACTGCGACGCGCGCCCGCATCTCGTGCGCCACGACGATCTGGACTGGCATCTGCACGGGCTGCCCACCGGCGCACCGATTGCCGACGCGATCGCGGTGAACGCGGCGATGGGCCTCGCGGATCTCGTGCGCGCCGATGACATCGTGCGGCTCAAGCGGTGTGGCGATGCGCGATGCGACCGCATGTTCGTCGACCTCTCGCGCAATCGGTCACGGCGCTTCTGCTCGACCACCTGCCAGTCGCGCACCAACGTCGCGGCGTTCCGCGCTCGCGCGCTGGAGCACTAG
- the rimI gene encoding ribosomal protein S18-alanine N-acetyltransferase — protein MTDATHTIRTAGAADLDAIMAIEQAAFGASAWERETMRAEIASDWGRYILAEDADGAALGYAGLRAVGVEGDVQTIAVDAAARGRGIGRALLLELLAEAERRGVRELFLEVRADNPVARSLYASVGFSDIGLRQRYYQPEDVDAVVMKRVAAGIGG, from the coding sequence ATGACCGACGCGACGCACACCATCCGCACGGCCGGCGCCGCCGACCTCGACGCCATCATGGCGATCGAGCAGGCTGCCTTCGGCGCGAGCGCCTGGGAGCGAGAGACGATGCGCGCCGAGATCGCCTCCGACTGGGGCCGCTACATCCTCGCCGAGGACGCAGACGGGGCGGCGCTCGGCTACGCGGGCCTGCGCGCGGTCGGTGTGGAGGGCGACGTGCAGACGATCGCCGTCGACGCGGCGGCGCGGGGCCGCGGCATCGGACGGGCGCTGCTGCTGGAGCTGCTGGCCGAGGCCGAGCGGCGCGGTGTGCGTGAGCTCTTCCTCGAGGTGCGTGCCGACAACCCGGTCGCGCGTTCGCTCTATGCCTCGGTCGGCTTCTCCGACATCGGGCTGCGGCAGCGCTACTACCAGCCGGAGGATGTCGACGCAGTGGTGATGAAGCGGGTAGCGGCAGGGATCGGTGGGTGA
- a CDS encoding DMT family transporter has protein sequence MQARRPIGLAFALASAASFALSGIFAAALFDGGWSAGAITLVRIAGGALVLLVPTLWVLRGRWAAVLRSWREVLVLGVLAVAVCQLAFFSAVAYIDPSLALLIEFLGPVLLVFFTWATTRQAPAVLTLAGAAVALLGLGLVSGIGGESLHPLGVLLALAAAVGNAGYWASASKADSELPPIALAGLGLIVGAAVLALGSITGLLPFVATAVPVTLAGATVPWWAAMGMLILIATASSYVLGILGARRLGATLASFVGYSEPMFGILWTALLLAILPTETQWMGAAAIIVGVMLVRLGQIRLPKRTRGPSIVEGIPSP, from the coding sequence ATGCAGGCACGACGTCCCATCGGGCTCGCCTTCGCCCTCGCGAGCGCGGCCAGCTTCGCGCTCTCCGGCATCTTCGCCGCCGCACTCTTCGATGGCGGCTGGAGCGCGGGCGCGATCACGCTCGTGCGCATCGCCGGCGGTGCCCTGGTGCTGCTCGTGCCGACACTCTGGGTGCTGCGCGGCAGGTGGGCCGCGGTGCTGCGCTCGTGGCGGGAGGTGCTGGTGCTCGGCGTGCTCGCGGTCGCGGTCTGCCAGCTCGCCTTCTTCAGCGCCGTTGCATACATCGACCCGTCGCTCGCACTCCTGATCGAGTTCCTCGGCCCGGTGCTGCTGGTGTTCTTCACCTGGGCCACCACCCGGCAAGCGCCCGCCGTGCTGACGCTCGCCGGGGCTGCGGTCGCCCTGCTGGGGCTGGGGCTCGTCTCCGGCATCGGCGGGGAGTCGCTGCATCCGCTCGGCGTGCTGCTGGCGCTCGCCGCCGCGGTGGGCAACGCAGGCTACTGGGCCTCGGCCTCCAAGGCCGACTCCGAGCTGCCGCCGATCGCCCTCGCGGGACTCGGACTCATCGTCGGCGCCGCCGTGCTCGCCCTCGGCTCGATCACAGGGCTGCTGCCGTTCGTCGCCACTGCCGTGCCCGTCACGCTCGCGGGGGCGACCGTGCCGTGGTGGGCGGCGATGGGCATGCTCATCCTCATCGCCACGGCGAGCTCCTACGTGCTCGGGATCCTCGGCGCCAGGCGCCTGGGTGCCACCCTGGCGAGCTTCGTGGGCTACTCCGAGCCGATGTTCGGCATCCTCTGGACGGCGCTGCTGCTGGCCATCCTTCCCACCGAGACGCAGTGGATGGGCGCCGCGGCGATCATCGTCGGCGTGATGCTCGTGCGGCTCGGGCAGATCCGGCTGCCGAAGCGCACGCGGGGCCCGTCGATCGTCGAGGGCATCCCCAGCCCGTAG
- the glmM gene encoding phosphoglucosamine mutase: MSRLFGTDGVRGLAGLDITAESAMALAQGAALVLGRHARQEGRRPIAVVARDPRISGEFITAAVSAGLASSGVDVLDAGVIPTPAAAYLVASIDADFGVMISASHNPAPDNGIKFFATGGRKLPDAVEDEIETALGGAPLRPIGGEVGTIRRFSDAEDRYLMHLLGTLDVSLAGLHVALDCAHGAAAGVSPQAFADAGAKVSVMGNDPDGVNINREVGSTHLEQLRELVVSSGADLGIAHDGDADRCLAIDAAGEVVDGDQIMAILAVAAKRRGLLAENTLVATVMSNLGLRVAMDEHDISLVQTAVGDRYVLEALRQYGLSLGGEQSGHVIFSAHATTGDGILTGLQIAAEMARTGRSLAELAAVMQVFPQVLINVTGVDRLGLRGNQCIADAVAKAERELGEQGRVLLRPSGTEKIVRVMVEASEQHVAQSIADELAALVRSELSVSA; encoded by the coding sequence ATGTCCCGCCTGTTCGGCACGGATGGGGTTCGAGGTCTCGCAGGCCTGGACATCACGGCAGAATCGGCGATGGCGCTGGCGCAGGGCGCCGCACTCGTGCTTGGGCGACATGCCCGGCAGGAGGGGCGGCGCCCTATTGCTGTCGTCGCGCGGGATCCGCGGATCTCCGGTGAGTTCATCACCGCTGCGGTGTCTGCTGGTCTCGCGTCCAGCGGCGTCGACGTGCTCGACGCGGGAGTGATCCCGACGCCGGCGGCCGCCTACCTGGTGGCCAGCATCGACGCCGACTTCGGCGTGATGATCTCCGCATCCCACAATCCCGCGCCCGACAACGGGATCAAGTTCTTCGCCACCGGCGGCCGCAAGCTGCCCGACGCGGTCGAGGACGAGATCGAGACCGCGCTCGGCGGCGCCCCGCTGCGTCCCATCGGCGGTGAGGTCGGCACCATCCGGCGCTTCTCCGACGCCGAGGACCGCTACCTCATGCACCTGCTCGGCACGCTGGACGTCAGCCTCGCAGGCCTGCACGTGGCACTCGACTGCGCCCACGGTGCTGCCGCAGGCGTGAGCCCGCAGGCGTTCGCGGATGCCGGCGCGAAGGTCTCCGTCATGGGCAACGACCCGGACGGCGTGAACATCAACCGCGAGGTGGGCTCGACGCACCTCGAGCAGCTGCGCGAGCTCGTGGTCTCCTCCGGGGCTGACCTCGGCATCGCGCACGATGGCGACGCCGACCGCTGCCTCGCGATCGATGCCGCCGGCGAGGTCGTCGACGGCGACCAGATCATGGCGATCCTCGCGGTCGCCGCGAAGCGCAGGGGCCTGCTCGCCGAGAACACGCTCGTCGCGACCGTGATGTCGAACCTGGGCCTCCGGGTGGCGATGGACGAGCACGACATCTCGCTCGTGCAGACCGCGGTGGGCGACCGCTACGTGCTCGAGGCGCTCCGCCAGTACGGCCTGTCGCTCGGCGGCGAGCAGTCCGGCCACGTCATCTTCTCCGCGCACGCGACCACCGGCGACGGCATCCTCACGGGGCTGCAGATCGCGGCCGAGATGGCGCGCACCGGGCGCTCGCTCGCCGAGCTCGCTGCGGTGATGCAGGTGTTCCCGCAGGTGCTGATCAACGTCACGGGCGTCGATCGGCTGGGACTGCGAGGCAACCAGTGCATCGCGGACGCTGTCGCCAAGGCCGAGCGCGAGCTGGGGGAGCAGGGCAGAGTGCTGCTGCGGCCCTCCGGCACGGAGAAGATCGTGCGGGTCATGGTCGAGGCTTCCGAGCAGCATGTCGCCCAGTCGATCGCCGATGAGCTCGCTGCGCTCGTGCGGTCCGAGCTGAGCGTCTCCGCCTGA
- the coaA gene encoding type I pantothenate kinase — protein MPQPIQSPFVEIERADWARLAPRMPNPLSEHEVRRLRGLGDRLELREVAEVYLPLSRLVSLYQESAARLHRETHAFLGTTALPTPFVIGVAGSVAVGKSTSARLLQELLRRWEGSPRVKLLTTDGFLYPNRVLEERGLMQRKGFPESYDRRALLGFVSRVKSGEAEVRAPVYSHLTYDIVPGEEIVVRRPDILIVEGLNVLQPPPSGSHLAVSDLFDFSIYVDARTSAIREWYIERFWALKESAFQDPDSYFHRFADMTRQQARIYSEDIWDSINGPNLVEHVLPTRPRADLVLRKAEDHTIRSVLLRKL, from the coding sequence GTGCCTCAGCCGATCCAGTCGCCGTTCGTGGAGATCGAGCGCGCCGACTGGGCGCGGCTGGCGCCTCGGATGCCGAACCCGCTGAGCGAGCACGAGGTGCGTCGCCTGCGCGGCCTCGGCGACCGCCTCGAGCTGCGGGAGGTGGCGGAGGTCTACCTGCCGCTGTCTCGGCTGGTGAGCCTCTACCAGGAGTCGGCCGCGCGCCTGCACCGCGAGACCCATGCGTTCTTGGGCACGACGGCGCTCCCCACCCCCTTCGTCATCGGTGTCGCAGGATCGGTCGCGGTCGGCAAGTCGACCTCCGCCAGGCTGCTGCAGGAGCTGCTGCGGCGCTGGGAGGGATCACCCAGGGTGAAGCTGCTCACCACCGACGGATTCCTCTACCCCAACCGGGTGCTCGAGGAGCGGGGCCTGATGCAGCGCAAGGGCTTCCCGGAGTCGTACGACCGGCGCGCGCTGCTGGGCTTCGTCTCGCGCGTGAAGTCCGGCGAGGCCGAGGTGCGCGCTCCGGTCTACTCGCACCTGACCTACGACATCGTGCCGGGCGAGGAGATCGTCGTGCGCCGGCCCGACATCCTCATCGTCGAGGGGCTGAACGTGCTGCAGCCGCCGCCCTCCGGCTCCCACCTCGCGGTGAGCGATCTGTTCGACTTCTCGATCTATGTGGATGCCCGCACGAGCGCGATCCGCGAGTGGTACATCGAGCGGTTCTGGGCGCTGAAGGAGAGCGCGTTCCAAGATCCGGACTCGTACTTCCACCGCTTCGCCGACATGACGCGCCAGCAGGCACGGATCTACTCCGAGGACATCTGGGATTCCATCAACGGCCCCAACCTGGTCGAGCACGTGCTGCCGACCAGGCCGCGCGCCGACCTGGTGCTGCGGAAGGCCGAGGACCACACGATCCGCTCGGTGCTGCTGCGCAAGCTCTAG
- a CDS encoding holo-ACP synthase, which yields MIIGLGVDIVDLARFERAITRTPKLRERLFAPEELAAGGQARSIHSLAARFAAKEAAQKAIGTAAGATWVDYVVLQADDGKPSLVLRGAAADRAAAIGAVHLHVSMSHDAGLATATVIAES from the coding sequence ATGATCATCGGACTCGGCGTCGACATCGTCGACCTCGCCCGCTTCGAGCGCGCCATCACCCGCACCCCGAAGCTGCGCGAGCGCCTGTTCGCACCCGAGGAGCTGGCCGCTGGCGGCCAGGCCCGCTCGATCCACTCGCTGGCTGCCCGCTTCGCGGCGAAGGAGGCCGCGCAGAAGGCGATCGGCACGGCTGCCGGAGCCACCTGGGTCGATTACGTCGTGCTGCAGGCCGACGACGGCAAGCCGTCGCTCGTGCTGCGCGGCGCCGCCGCCGATCGTGCCGCGGCGATCGGCGCGGTGCACCTGCACGTGTCGATGAGCCACGATGCCGGCCTCGCCACGGCGACGGTCATCGCGGAGTCCTGA